The sequence below is a genomic window from Prochlorococcus marinus CUG1438.
TTAAATTTAAACAAAGTTGCTCCCGTTGTTAGTGGAGTCGAACCAATTGTTTTATAAAGCCTTAATGGATTATAAAATTGGTTAATCTGTTAGTATTGGTTAAAAATTTTGGATTCAAACAGTAGTAAAAACAATAGTGAAAAATCACCTTATGAAATTTTAGGTATAGAAGAAGGTGCTGCTTTTGAGGATATTCAGAAGGCTAGAGATCTTAAAGTTAAAGAGGCCGGTGAAGATTTAATTTTGAAAGCGAAAATCGAATCCTCCTTCGATCAATTGCTTATGGGGAGTTTAAAAGCGAGACAATCAGGAAATGTAAGCTATGAAGCTGTAAGTGCCTCAAAAAAAGAAAAACAAATTAATCAATTTACCAATAATAATTTTCCACTGCTTTCTAAAATAAAAAATTTAAATAATAACTCTAAGAAATCAAGTCAGTATAGTTTGCCAAAAATTACGCCTCCCTCATTTGATAATCTTTCAATAAAAATATCTGTTGCGTTATTATTTTTAATTTTGCTATTTATCAGTCCAGACTCTAATAATAGACTTTTGCTTTCTATATCAACATTAATACTTACTTATACACAAATTAAATCAGGGAAAAGATTTATAGGTTCTCTAGGTTGGAGTGTTACCTTTCTTTCGATAGGATTAATATTTGGTGGATTACTTGAAAATAATTCCTTTATTCAGGAAGTATCCAACAATTCTTTATCAATACAAAAAATACAAAGTATTCCAGCCATGGTTATTTTATGGCTAGGAGTAATTTTCTTATGATTAATTTTCTATCATCGATTTAATTTCTTCATAATTTATAAGATATTTATCTTTACAAAATTCACAAACTAATTCTGCTTTGCCTTCTTTCTTGAGGATGTCCTCCAACTCACTCTTATCAAGCATCTTCATTGCATTTAAACTTCTTTGTTTAGAACACTTACATTTGAAACCAACTTCTTGGGAACGAGCTTTTTCAGATATTGATTTATCGTCAATATCGGGAAATATATTTCTTATTAAGGAAAGAAGATTATCTTTTGACTGAAATAGGTCTTCGCTAAAAGAATTAACTTCTTTACATCTTTCTTCAAGTAGTGAGACTAGTAAAGGGTCAGTATCTTTTTTAGGCAAAACTTGAGCTAATAATCCACCACTACAAATAACATCTTTATTTTGAATTTTTTCTCCAATGAATACAGCAGAAGGAGTTTGTTCCGAATGATATAAATATGAAGCTAAGTCTTCTGCAATATTCCCATTTACTAATTCAACTGTACTTGTAAAGGGCTCTCCAATTCCACTATCTCTAATAACATTTAAATATCCAGTACCTAATGCTTTTGTGAAATCGAAAGAATATTTATTACTATCTATTTTGATTAGATCTAATTCTAAATCGGGATTTCCCACATAACCTCTGACTTTGCCGTTTCTACCTGCATCAACCAGCAATCCCTTCAAAGGTCCGTCAGACCTAACTCTTAAGGTTACTCTCCCATGCATTATCTTCATTGAACTGGCTAAAAGCAGTGATGCACTAAATGCTCTCCCTAAGATACAGGTGGTTAAATAAGAAAGACCGTGTCTTTTTTTAGCTTCTTGAGAAGATTCTGTTGTTAATACTGCAACTAATCTTATCCCTCCGTTTGCTGCAGTAGCTCGTACTATCCTATCCTTCATGATTTTCTTTCATAAGATTTTTGATTTTCCCTTTTTCCAGAATTAATATCCTAGAGGGAATTCCCTCAAATAAGGCAGGTTCATGAGTAACAATAATAATTGTATTTTTATTTTTTAGGTCAAGAATTAAATTCTTCACATCATTTCTCATTGAATAGTCTAATCCCGCAGTTGGTTCATCAAGTAAAAGAATTGATGGGTTTCTAAGTAGCTGAACTGCCACAGCTAACCTTCTTTGTTGTCCGCCACTAAGTTGTTCTGGTGGTTGAGTAAGGTTTAATTTTTCCAGACCAACCTTATTTAAAACTACTTCTATATTTCTTTCTCTTAAAGACTTATGGCCTATTTTTAATTCTTTCCCAATAGTTGTGCCTATAAAATATCTTTCGGGGAATTGGAATACTACTCCACTAAACCATCTTCTTTGTCTAGAAGATAAAATTTTATTATTCCAAGTAATTTTTCCTCTTTGGGGATTTGTTAACCCGCTAATTATTTCGAGCAGGGTTGTTTTCCCAGATCCACTACTGCCACAAATTAAAATGATTTCATTTTCATAAACTTTTAAATTAAGATTGTCTATTATTTTTTTTTCCCCTGTTTGAGGTTGATAGGATATTTCTTTTAAATCAAGCATTATTAATTAAGTTATAGCTATGAATTTTAATCTAGTAGTAACTTACTTATAATAGCTACAGATCTAAAAAGCTATTAGTCAATATGAATATTGTTTTTAGAGAAGTTGATCCTTTTAACTGTTGGATATGGATTAGATTTTCAGAACCTCCAACTCAAGATGAAAAAAATTATTTAGATGGCGTTTTTGATAGTTGGTACGTCTTAGGAAGATTAGGGGGCTTTAACTCTGAAAATTTACAAACTCATGAGGAGGGTTCAGATCTTAGTTGGATGTCCTACGATAATGACCAAAAAAATGCTTCTCTTCCCGCCTTAATGCATAATCTAGGGATTATGGAATATCAAAACCTTTGGGCCAGATGTTGGGTTGATTTTGGGACTTCAGACTCCCTTTCAATAGATATTTTAATTAATTCTTTGAATGAGATATCAAATAATTATGTAAAAATTGAAGAGTTAATTATTGGTGGTGAAAATAATGATTGGGCTGTTGAAGAACATGAAGATTTAGTTTTCAAAGGTTAAGTGTCTTAGATGGAAGACTTAACAAGATTAATTATTTCCCATGAAAGGATTGAAAATAATAGGAACAATAATATAAAACTCACCTATGAAGAGGCTCATTATATAAATAAAGTAATGAGGATAAGAAATGGTGAAGAAATATTTATAGCTAACGGAGAGGGTTTATTATGGAAAGCTATAAAAATTAAAAATGATTGCTTAGAAATAAATCAATTAAAAAACCCTTACTTTTTTCAACAAAAAGAAATTTACTTAATAGGAATTGCTGTTGTAATGCCAAAAAGTGGTTTTGAAGATATTTTAAAAATGTCTACTGAAATAGGAATTGATTTTATACAGCCATTATTTTCAGAAAGACAGGTAAACAAAAATTTAAATTTTCCGAAAAAACTTTTGCGATGGAATTCAATTATTAAAGAAGCAGTTGAGCAGAGTGAGAGATTATGGAAACCATCTATTTTAGATGGTATGGATATTATTGAATGGCTAAAAAGTAGAAATAATCAAGAAAGAGTTTCAATTTCCATAACTAGAGAAGAAACACAATATGACTTAAATCAATGGTTAAGAAAAAACCAAAAAAATGTAAATAAAAAAGGAGGTATTTTTTGGAATGTAATTGGCCCTGAAGGAGGTTGGTCCACTAAAGAAATTGATTTTTTTAATAAAAACAATCTTACCTTTGTCAAACTTTCTGATACTATCTTGAGAACTTCAACGGCTAGTATTAATGCATCATCAATTCTAAATCAATGGAGAATTGATTTTAAATTAATTAATTAGATAAAAATGAGTTTGATTATAAATCAATTTTTTATAGGTTTTTGCATTAATTTTATTTTGATTTATATTTTCTGCAAGATTCCTTTGATGACGAAAGGAGGTTGGATAAGTGCTGGAATTCTTGGCACGATTTTGTGGGGATGTTTGTCCTGGCAGGGTTGGATGTCAGTTGTGTTTTATTTATTATTTGGATCTCTCGTAACTAAAATAGGTTATAAATTTAAAAAAGAAAAAGGAATAGCTGAAAAAAGAGGTGGTAGAAGAGGTCCTGAAAATGTATGGGGCTCTGCAGCTACAGGATTAGTTCTTGCCATGATGACTAAATTAAATCCTGCCAATATAGTAATGTTTAAAATAGGATTTGCTGCAAGTTTTGCTGCAAAGTTGGCAGATACTTTTGGCAGCGAAATTGGTAAAAGGTTTGGTAAGGATACCTATTTAATTACTTCACTTAAAAAGGTTGAGAGAGGAACTGAAGGAGGAATAAGTATAGAAGGAACATTAGCTAGTGTTTTGGGATCAATATTTATGGCTTTTATAATGCTTCGTCTATCAATTATTTCTACAAAATATCATTTTATAGTTGTTGTAGTTTCTGGATTCTTAGCAACACTTTCCGAGAGTATTATTGGTGCTAAATTTCAAAATAAATATAAATTAAGTAATGAATTGGTAAATGCTATTCAGACAAGTATTGCTTCTGTTTTTGCTATCTTTGCTCTTATTTTATATTCATATCTTTTAAATTAATAATATATGGAAAGACTTAGGATTCCTTCCATTTTGTAAGAATCTCCCAGCTTTTAAGTCTTTGGAAAAGCCAGAAATGACCTTCGGAATTTAGATGAATTCCATCATGCGTAATCCAATTTTTACTCCTTTTATCAGAGTACATTTCTCTAAAAGTAGGAAGAAATGGGACATTCTGATTTAGGCATACTTCCTCCATTCTCCTTTCATAAGAATTACAAAAATCATTTGAGTACCATAAACATCCTGCGAACGGCATTTTGCTTTCGTCAACTGGTGTCAGACCAATAACAAATACATTTGTTTGAGAGTTCATTTCATTGATTAGCCTCTCTAATCCATATTCAAATCCATCTATATCTAATTGATGTCTTCCATTTATCTGACCAATTGCTGCAGTGTCGTTAAGACCTACATTTAGTAGGATTGCTTTGGGTTTATTTCTTCTCGTTTCTCCTCTAGATGACCATTCTTTTTCCCATCTATATGAAACTTTTTCTATCCCATCTCCCCTAACGCCAAGTTGATAAATAACTGGCCCATTGTGGTTATTGCACCAATCTTTTCTAAGCCTCTCACACCATCCACCACCCTCATTATCTCCCCATCCATAAACTGAGCTATCTCCAATTACAACTAGCTGTTTTGGTAAACTAATCACTATAACCGGAAAAAATAATTACTTGATTTAACAAATTATTCTTACAAATCAAGTTAAACTATTTTTGATTTTACCATTTATTAATTCGCCAAATATTGCGATGGAGCTATAAGCTATCAAAACTATGGTGACTTCTTGCCATGCGAAGGAACTTAGTGATTCTTGCAATTGCCAACCTAGACCAACACTTCCAATAACCCCAACAATTGCAGTTTCTCTAATAATGATGTCAGACCTATAAGCGCAATATGCTAAGTAACTTTTTGCTTGTTGAGAAAATAAACCTAAAAGCCAACTAGTATTTCTCGAGATTCCTAGAGATTTCATTGCAATATAATTTCTTTTATCTTGGCTATCTAGATTTGTAAAAAGTAATTTGCTAATAATACCAGCGTTGTGGAGACCTAATGTTAAAGCTGCTAAAGATACAGAAGGATTATTAAAAGTTAATAGAGTTAGAAGTATTACAGGTGTTGGTATTAAACGTAATAAAAATGCAAAAATTTTTATAAAAAATTTAGAAGTATTGTTGTTAAAAATTACTATTACTAATGGAGGTAAACTAATTGCGATTCCTGTTGATAAAAGACTTAAAGTTATTGTTTCTAATATAAGTTTTAAGAAATCAAATAATCCTAAATCTGAGCTTGATTTAAATAGAGAACTAACGGAATTATAATTTTCAAAATTAATACCAAAAATAAAATGAAGAAAATATGAAAAAGAAAATAAAATCGTAATGAAAAAAACTGCAATAAAAAAGATAGATAGAATTTTATTTGTAGTATTAAATTTTATTTTTTTTAATATTAATCCAGAAAGAATTATCAAAATTGCTAAGGACCATAAATAAGTCCATAACTCTCTAAAATTAAGAGTTTGGAAAGATAAAAAAATACTTGTACCTATTCCTCCAATCCCAAAAAGTCCTAAAACCACAGTACTTCTTATTGAACACTCTAATCGATATAAACCAAAGTTTTTAAATGTATTTATTATTGGATTCCATATTAAAGTTAGTAAAGAAGAAAATTTAGATGCATTTATTTGATTTATAGATTCAAAACTTTTGTAGTCAATAGTTTCTAATTGTTCAGCAAAAACTTTTGAATTTACAGCAATATAAGGAATACATATAGCTATTATTCCTATCGAAAAATTTATGCCATATATTTGCATTAATAGTATTCCCCAAACCACTTCGTGTATAGATCTAATTATTGTTAGAAAAAACCTTATTATGCGGTAGAAAAAATTTGGAATATTAAAAATTTTATAAAAAATATTTGAGGTTAATATTCCAAAAATTGCTCCAAAAATAATACTTACTAACCAACTAAAAAAACCAATTAAGATAGTTTCATTTAATCTCTTAATTATGGTAATAATAATTTCATTATCGATCTTGGGATTAAATGCAGAAATTAAGAATTCTTGGAATAATTTAAATCCTCCAAAATGAATATTGTTTATTAATTGATACCCTAGAGGTATGCATACCAAAATTGGAAGAAAACATAATGAGGTATAGTTTAATTTTAATTTGTTCAACTAATTAATATATTTTGTCTAAATGAATCTTCTTTAAGTTATTTCTTTTGATATTGAAAAAAATTTTACCATCCCTGATTCCAATAACTTTATCGAAACCGTTCAGTAAATCTAATCGATGTAATGCAACTAATGCCGTATTTTGGGATTTTTTTGTATTATTTTTATCGACACTTTCTAGCATTAGGTTTTTAATTGTTGTTATCAATTTGGGATCTAGATTATTAAAAGGCTCATCTGCAAGTAATATATTTGATCCTTGAATTAATGATCTAGCTATAGCTACCCTTTGTTTTTGCCCCCCAGATAGTTTTCTGATTTTTTTGTCGTAAATAGAGTTATGAAGTCTACATAATTGCATATATTTATGAGCCTTTTTAAAAGAACTTATATTTAGTAAATTTTTAAAAGCGAAATAAAAATTGTTTTCCGCTAGTAGTCCGCAATTAACATTTTGTTCTGCTGAGAGATCTTCTATTAATCTTAAATCTTGCCATATAGTTGTTATTTTACTTTTCTGTTTTCTATCTAATTCCTGTAAACTTTTATTGAATAATTTAACCTCACCTTCTGTTGGCTTGATAGTGCCATTAAGTACTGATATAAGTGTAGTTTTTCCTGAGCCGCTTTTACCTAAAAGTGCAATTTTTTCCCCAGAATTTATTTTTAAATTTATTTTATTTAGTATCAGATCATTTTTGTATTTATAAGAAATATTATTTAATTCTAAGACAGTATTATTCATCTAATTTTATTTAATTTTCTCCCAATTTCCTCTATATTTTTATATTGTTTTGATTCTGCCTTTATAAATCTTTTTGCATTGAACATATCTAATATCTGTTTATGTGATTTTTGCTTTATATCTAAATTTAGAATTACTGATTTAAGTTCGTTTGTAAACCCTTCCCCGAATCTATTTTCAAGATCCCCTTGAGCAATCCAATGATAGTCAACATATTCCGGGGTGATCCAGAATAATTCTGAATTACTTGTTCTTTTGGGATTATTTTTAAGAGTGTTTTCCCAAACTTGTTTATTTAAAGCTCCAACATCAAATGCCCCACTATTAACTAAAGCTATAGTGGCATCATGACTCCCACTAAAACCTGCTTTTTTTCCTTTAAAATGTTTAATTTCTACCCCTGCTCGATTTAAAAAATATTCTGGCATTAATCTTCCAGAAGTTGAGTTTTCAGATCCAAAAGTAAATCTCAAATTTTTCAGTTTTTTAAGTCCTTTAATGTTTGAAATTGGGTTAAGTTCTAAATTTTTGTTTACTATAAAAACACTTTTAAATTCCTTATCGATATCTCTTTGAGCTATCACAATTGAATTAGGATTTTGTAGTCTGGCTTGAACTCCTGATAAACCGCCAAACCAAACTAAATCTAAATCTTTAGTTCTAAATCCAGTTACTGCTGCAACATAATTAATAACAGGAATGTATTTAACTTCTACGTCAAGTTGTTTGGATAATTCTTTTGAAAATAAATTAAATCTTTTGTCCAAAACATCTTGGTTTTGATCAGGTATTGCTCCAACTTTTAAAACTTTGGGATTTGAAAATACAGGTGATGAAAAAATAGAAAATAATAGAGATGAACTTAGTAGGAAATTTTTTAAATTAAACATTACTTAGTTAAATTAATAGTATTCAGAGATTGCTTTTTCAAGCCTTTGTAGTCCATCTTTTATTTTAATTTCTGAAGTTGCGCAAGAGATTCTAATACATTGATCAGCCCCAAAAGCTTTTCCAGGTACAACAACTAATCCGTAATCTTGAAGAGCTTTATTGCAGAAATCAACTGAAGTAATTGAGGAGTTAGGTAATTTTGGAAATGCGTAAAATGCTCCGTTAGGTTCTTCAATATAAATTCCATTTATATTATTAAGGCCCTCATAGAGAAGTTTTCTTCTTTGATCATAATGACTATTTATCATTGAGAAAAACTCATTATTAATTTTTAAAGCCTCTAAAGCACCTTTTTGAACAAAAGAGCAAACATTACTTGTACTTTGACTTTGTAATGCTGAGGATGCTTTGATTACATCTTTGGGACCTACTAAATAACCTATTCTCCAGCCCGTCATAGCCCATCCTTTCGCAAACCCATTTATTATAAAAATTCTATCTTTTAAGTCATTTGCTAATGAAGATAAACTGTAGTGTTTAAATTCTTTTTTAAGGATTAGTTCGTAAATCTCATCAGAAAGAATATTGATATTTGGATTTTCTCTAGCTAATTCGGCAATTTGTAATAATTCTTCCTTTGACATAACTCTTCCAGTAGGATTATTAGGTGAATTGATAATTATAAATTTAGTTTTTGAAGATATTTTAGACTTCAAATCTTCTATATTTATTTTGAATCCATCTTCTGCAGAAGAATTTGTAAAAATTGGCATTCCACCCGCCAATCTAACCATCTGGGGATAACTTAACCAATATGGAGAAGGAATAATAACTTCGTCTCCAGTATTTAACAAGACTTGGAAAAGATTATATATTGCTTGCTTAGCACCATTTGTGACCATTACATTTTCAAATTCATAATTTAAATCGTTTTGAATTTGAAGTTTATTTGCAATTGCTTTTCGGAGATCTAAATTCCCCGGTGCGGGCCCGTACTTTGTGAATCCATCAAATATAGCTTTACTTGTAGCCTCTATAACTTCTTTTGGGGCATCAAAATCAGGTTCTCCTGCACTTAAATTGCAAATATCTACTCCCTCTGCAGATAATTGATTTGCTTTAGCACTTATTTGCAATGTAAGAGAAGGCTCAATTGAAAGTGCCCGATCAGATAAATAAACTTGACTCATTGACTTATGACTTTTCAAATATGACTTTTAATAATGACAAGTGCATAAATTAAGAATAAATAAAACTATCACACTATGGTTTAATTTAGCTTATTTTCTTAATCTATTTTATTTTCATGTTTTGAGTTCTTAAGATAAAAATAATTAAGTTTTATTTTCGGTGAAAAGGTTAGTAATTGGGAGAGGAAGTGTATTTGCAGATTTGTTAATAATTGGAGAGGCACCTGGAGCACAAGAAGATTTAGAAGGAAAACCTTTTGTAGGTAAATCTGGTAAGCTATTAAACCAATTATTAATACAAGCTGGGATTGACCATGAAAAGGATGTTTATTTTTGTAATGTAATTAAATGTCGTCCACCAAATAATAGAAAACCCACTGCTAGAGAAATTAATATTCATAAACCTTGGTTATTACAGCAAATAAATCTAGTTGATCCCAAATTTATATTACTTACTGGTTCAACTGCTATGAGAGCTATTTTAGAGGTTAAAGATCCTATAAGTAATTTAAGAGGTCAATGGATTAAAAAAGATGGGAGAGAAATTATGGTAATTTTTCATCCATCTTATTTGTTGAGATTTCCTTCAAAAGAAATTAATAAACCT
It includes:
- a CDS encoding DUF3531 family protein encodes the protein MNIVFREVDPFNCWIWIRFSEPPTQDEKNYLDGVFDSWYVLGRLGGFNSENLQTHEEGSDLSWMSYDNDQKNASLPALMHNLGIMEYQNLWARCWVDFGTSDSLSIDILINSLNEISNNYVKIEELIIGGENNDWAVEEHEDLVFKG
- a CDS encoding 16S rRNA (uracil(1498)-N(3))-methyltransferase, coding for MEDLTRLIISHERIENNRNNNIKLTYEEAHYINKVMRIRNGEEIFIANGEGLLWKAIKIKNDCLEINQLKNPYFFQQKEIYLIGIAVVMPKSGFEDILKMSTEIGIDFIQPLFSERQVNKNLNFPKKLLRWNSIIKEAVEQSERLWKPSILDGMDIIEWLKSRNNQERVSISITREETQYDLNQWLRKNQKNVNKKGGIFWNVIGPEGGWSTKEIDFFNKNNLTFVKLSDTILRTSTASINASSILNQWRIDFKLIN
- a CDS encoding arylesterase, which produces MISLPKQLVVIGDSSVYGWGDNEGGGWCERLRKDWCNNHNGPVIYQLGVRGDGIEKVSYRWEKEWSSRGETRRNKPKAILLNVGLNDTAAIGQINGRHQLDIDGFEYGLERLINEMNSQTNVFVIGLTPVDESKMPFAGCLWYSNDFCNSYERRMEEVCLNQNVPFLPTFREMYSDKRSKNWITHDGIHLNSEGHFWLFQRLKSWEILTKWKES
- the hslO gene encoding Hsp33 family molecular chaperone HslO, which translates into the protein MKDRIVRATAANGGIRLVAVLTTESSQEAKKRHGLSYLTTCILGRAFSASLLLASSMKIMHGRVTLRVRSDGPLKGLLVDAGRNGKVRGYVGNPDLELDLIKIDSNKYSFDFTKALGTGYLNVIRDSGIGEPFTSTVELVNGNIAEDLASYLYHSEQTPSAVFIGEKIQNKDVICSGGLLAQVLPKKDTDPLLVSLLEERCKEVNSFSEDLFQSKDNLLSLIRNIFPDIDDKSISEKARSQEVGFKCKCSKQRSLNAMKMLDKSELEDILKKEGKAELVCEFCKDKYLINYEEIKSMIEN
- a CDS encoding phosphonate ABC transporter: MQIYGINFSIGIIAICIPYIAVNSKVFAEQLETIDYKSFESINQINASKFSSLLTLIWNPIINTFKNFGLYRLECSIRSTVVLGLFGIGGIGTSIFLSFQTLNFRELWTYLWSLAILIILSGLILKKIKFNTTNKILSIFFIAVFFITILFSFSYFLHFIFGINFENYNSVSSLFKSSSDLGLFDFLKLILETITLSLLSTGIAISLPPLVIVIFNNNTSKFFIKIFAFLLRLIPTPVILLTLLTFNNPSVSLAALTLGLHNAGIISKLLFTNLDSQDKRNYIAMKSLGISRNTSWLLGLFSQQAKSYLAYCAYRSDIIIRETAIVGVIGSVGLGWQLQESLSSFAWQEVTIVLIAYSSIAIFGELINGKIKNSLT
- a CDS encoding pyridoxal phosphate-dependent aminotransferase, with translation MSQVYLSDRALSIEPSLTLQISAKANQLSAEGVDICNLSAGEPDFDAPKEVIEATSKAIFDGFTKYGPAPGNLDLRKAIANKLQIQNDLNYEFENVMVTNGAKQAIYNLFQVLLNTGDEVIIPSPYWLSYPQMVRLAGGMPIFTNSSAEDGFKINIEDLKSKISSKTKFIIINSPNNPTGRVMSKEELLQIAELARENPNINILSDEIYELILKKEFKHYSLSSLANDLKDRIFIINGFAKGWAMTGWRIGYLVGPKDVIKASSALQSQSTSNVCSFVQKGALEALKINNEFFSMINSHYDQRRKLLYEGLNNINGIYIEEPNGAFYAFPKLPNSSITSVDFCNKALQDYGLVVVPGKAFGADQCIRISCATSEIKIKDGLQRLEKAISEYY
- a CDS encoding ABC transporter ATP-binding protein, translated to MLDLKEISYQPQTGEKKIIDNLNLKVYENEIILICGSSGSGKTTLLEIISGLTNPQRGKITWNNKILSSRQRRWFSGVVFQFPERYFIGTTIGKELKIGHKSLRERNIEVVLNKVGLEKLNLTQPPEQLSGGQQRRLAVAVQLLRNPSILLLDEPTAGLDYSMRNDVKNLILDLKNKNTIIIVTHEPALFEGIPSRILILEKGKIKNLMKENHEG
- a CDS encoding uracil-DNA glycosylase; protein product: MKRLVIGRGSVFADLLIIGEAPGAQEDLEGKPFVGKSGKLLNQLLIQAGIDHEKDVYFCNVIKCRPPNNRKPTAREINIHKPWLLQQINLVDPKFILLTGSTAMRAILEVKDPISNLRGQWIKKDGREIMVIFHPSYLLRFPSKEINKPYHLTLKDLENVSGKLYAV
- a CDS encoding ATP-binding cassette domain-containing protein, coding for MNNTVLELNNISYKYKNDLILNKINLKINSGEKIALLGKSGSGKTTLISVLNGTIKPTEGEVKLFNKSLQELDRKQKSKITTIWQDLRLIEDLSAEQNVNCGLLAENNFYFAFKNLLNISSFKKAHKYMQLCRLHNSIYDKKIRKLSGGQKQRVAIARSLIQGSNILLADEPFNNLDPKLITTIKNLMLESVDKNNTKKSQNTALVALHRLDLLNGFDKVIGIRDGKIFFNIKRNNLKKIHLDKIY
- a CDS encoding putative selenate ABC transporter substrate-binding protein, giving the protein MFNLKNFLLSSSLLFSIFSSPVFSNPKVLKVGAIPDQNQDVLDKRFNLFSKELSKQLDVEVKYIPVINYVAAVTGFRTKDLDLVWFGGLSGVQARLQNPNSIVIAQRDIDKEFKSVFIVNKNLELNPISNIKGLKKLKNLRFTFGSENSTSGRLMPEYFLNRAGVEIKHFKGKKAGFSGSHDATIALVNSGAFDVGALNKQVWENTLKNNPKRTSNSELFWITPEYVDYHWIAQGDLENRFGEGFTNELKSVILNLDIKQKSHKQILDMFNAKRFIKAESKQYKNIEEIGRKLNKIR
- a CDS encoding DUF92 domain-containing protein; protein product: MSLIINQFFIGFCINFILIYIFCKIPLMTKGGWISAGILGTILWGCLSWQGWMSVVFYLLFGSLVTKIGYKFKKEKGIAEKRGGRRGPENVWGSAATGLVLAMMTKLNPANIVMFKIGFAASFAAKLADTFGSEIGKRFGKDTYLITSLKKVERGTEGGISIEGTLASVLGSIFMAFIMLRLSIISTKYHFIVVVVSGFLATLSESIIGAKFQNKYKLSNELVNAIQTSIASVFAIFALILYSYLLN
- a CDS encoding CPP1-like family protein, whose amino-acid sequence is MDSNSSKNNSEKSPYEILGIEEGAAFEDIQKARDLKVKEAGEDLILKAKIESSFDQLLMGSLKARQSGNVSYEAVSASKKEKQINQFTNNNFPLLSKIKNLNNNSKKSSQYSLPKITPPSFDNLSIKISVALLFLILLFISPDSNNRLLLSISTLILTYTQIKSGKRFIGSLGWSVTFLSIGLIFGGLLENNSFIQEVSNNSLSIQKIQSIPAMVILWLGVIFL